One Megachile rotundata isolate GNS110a chromosome 5, iyMegRotu1, whole genome shotgun sequence genomic region harbors:
- the LOC100880242 gene encoding cytochrome c oxidase assembly factor 3, mitochondrial, whose product MQAGEKSGEFMPKVNLEKDKSKLKYADLMYMKQAEEVAVYRALRYRKTRNRCTVAGISLACLVVGIYAYTIHAVKQETFLDDLNEPEKIIDPNSKSNLS is encoded by the exons atgcaagCTG gtGAAAAAAGTGGTGAATTTATGCCAAAAGTTAATTTGGAAAAGGACAAGAGTAAATTGAAATACGCAGATTTGATGTATATGAAACAAGCGGAAGAAGTAGCTGTCTATCGAGCACTTAGATATAGGAAAACTCGTAATCGTTGTACAGTAGCAGGTATCTCTTTAGCTTGTCTTGTTGTAGGAATTTATGCGTACACAATACATGCTGTGAAGCAAGAAACATTTTTGGATGATCTGAATGAACCTGAAAAAATAATTGATCCAAATTCAAAGAGTAATTTGTCTTAA
- the mtTFB1 gene encoding mitochondrial transcription factor B1, which yields MTAIRLPPLPSIKDVLKIYKLRAMKQLSQNFLLNDNLSDKIIKKSGNLADCYTVEVGPGPGGLTRSILKQHPKKLIVIEKDTRFKPTLEMLVDAYAAVNGEMEVIYDDIMKIDMSNLFPETVKVAWEDKSPKIRLIGNLPFNVSTPLIIKWLHAICEKRGPWTYGRTRMTLTFQKEVAERIVAEPMTEQRCRLSVMAQAWTRPILHFIIPGTAFIPKPKVDVGVVSFAPMVIPRTQHEFKIFEKVTRQIFGFRQKYSIRGIETLFPLECRVELGRKMYELSNLEPKLRPTQLTVEDIDKLVTAYKYLLEKHPEIRSYEYRSSQRIVPLSKTADLQVEDCMEYALEELECTN from the exons ATGACTGCTATAAGATTACCACCTCTTCCATCCATAAAAGatgtattgaaaatttataagttgAGAGCAATGAAACAACTTTCCcaaaactttttattaaatgataacttatcagataaaataattaaaaagtctGGAAACCTTGCTGACTGTTACACGGTAGAAGTTGGTCCTGGGCCTGGTGGACTAACAAGATCAATTTTAAAACAGCAtccaaaaaaattaattgttatagAAAAGGATACAAGATTTAAACCTACATTAGAAATGTTGGTAGATGCTTATGCTGCAGTTAATGGTGAAATGGAAGTTATTTATGATGATATCATGAAGATAGATATGAGTAATCTTTTTCCTGAAACTGTTAAAGTAGCTTGGGAAGACAAATCCCCTAAGATCAGATTAATTGGCAATTTGCCATTTAATGTATCAACACCTCTGATAATAAAGTGGCTACATGCAATTTGTGAAAAAAGAGGTCCTTGGACATATGGAAGAACTAGAATGACATTGACATTTCAAAAAGAAGTGGCTGAACGTATAGTAGCTGAACCAATGACTGAACAAAGATGTAGATTATCTGTAATGGCACAAGCTTGGACACGTccaatattacattttattataccaG GCACTGCTTTTATTCCTAAACCAAAAGTTGATGTTGGTGTTGTATCATTTGCACCTATGGTTATACCACGTACACaacatgaatttaaaatttttgaaaaagtaaCACGACAAATTTTTGGTTTTCGTCAAAAATACTCTATACGAGGGATTGA gacATTGTTTCCTCTGGAATGTCGAGTTGAATTAGGACGGAAAATGTATGAACTTAGTAATTTGGAACCAAAATTAAGACCAACACAACTTACAGTAGAAGATATCGATAAACTTGTTACCgcatataaatatttactagAAAAACATCCAGAAATTAGGTCGTATGAGTATCGTTCTTCTCAACGAATTGTACcactatcgaaaacagcagatCTACAAGTTGAGGATTGTATGGAATATGCTCTAGAGGAATTAGAATGTACaaattaa